GATGTCAGTGACTGTCCAATGGCTGACACATAGTGAACACTCAGGTGTTTGTTGACTGTCAGGCTGGCGAGCTCTGGAGGAATAAGAGAATCACCAGTAAAACCAGACTGGAATGCCTGGTGGTATTACACTGCAGTGTCAGATCCACTCTTGTTCCTGCTCCGGTTCCTTAAGAGCTTCTTCACCCCCTGGTAGATGTGGGTTACACTTGGCTGAATGCCTCAGGGATACAAATGGGGCAGAGAAGGTTTGGCAGGATGGAAAAGTACGACCAGGCTTCCTGGGAATGTCCTAGAGTGACTCTTAATCCAGCTTCAGGAATTCCTTTTAACTTTGTTCCTCCCGTATCTGATGGGGAAAGGGTCAGGGAACTTTTGGCTCCCAAAACCAGGTGCATAGATTGGCTCACACAAATACCTTGCTCACAGGCTCTTTGACTCACTCCTGCTTTTTCCGGCCTAGTTTCCTTCACTCCGTATCCTTTGAAGCCATTACTGTTTCTCACTTTGGATCCAGGGAGTGTAAGCCCTCGTCTGGGGTATAGTTCCGGTAGATTTCCTAGCACAGTGGGTCCTGGCAGACAGAAGTGTATAGAAAGGTATCCCCTGATAAGAACAACGCGCTAACAGTGGTTGAGTGCTTACCACGTGCTCCATGCTTTCTTTACATgcactcttcctcctccctccaaccAGTGAGGAACAAGTAGTAGTGTCCatgttttagagatgaagaagctAATATTCACAGAGCTTAAGGGAGGGACCTGCCAGCTATCCCACTGCCAGTAattggcagagccaggattggcGTTTCTGTTTGACCAACTTTATAAAACTCACACCCTTTCTGCTAtcgtgccttttttttttttttttaatttatttaaattgtaaatcCTTTGCCAGTTGTTTATCAGAAGCAGTCCGGTTGGAATCACAGCCTTCAAAGCTGGTGAGGCCCTATGAGGCACATGAATTTTTGACTAACATCTGTCCCTTTCCTGCACAGGAAGCGGAACAAGCCATCCAGTGTCTCAATGGCAAGCTGGCTCTGTCTAAGAAGCTGGTGGTGCGATGGGCACATGCTCAAGTCAAGGTAAGCCTGCTGGGCTAGAAAGACCACACCAAGCTCACCCTAAGGAGTTTTCCAAAAGACTGTTGTCCACTTACCCGTTTGCATCTCAGCCTCTTCACATCTGGAGCAGGCATACTTTGGTCTCCTACTTGTACTTACCATGTGTGttgccagatttttcttttgagaaacatCTCAGGAGGGATTAAGTTCCTTCATTGTTTCTCTCCACATACCCACAGATTCTGTTTTTGATTGATTTTTCCATGTGGCTGATGTGTATACTCAGACCTCTATCATGTTTTTGGTGGGGGTTgttctttggaggaaaaaatgcatttatttttaaaattagttgctTTAGGCATTATTAGACTGTTCCCAGCCTCTCCATTCTGTGGAGAGTTTGAATATGTTTATTCTAAACGCTTGAGAAATGGGTAGTTTGTATGAGTGCTTAAATTCCTGGCATCTCATCACTCCAGAGAGTTTGAGAGTTATTTGTGGGACTTTGCAGGGTCTGAATTGTCTCCAAGGCCCTAGAAGTGGCAAATGGCCTTGTTCATCTTTATAGTTGGTCTCTTGGAAAAATGCACTGGAAAAGAtaattaccattaaaaaaaaaaaaagaaaagaaagaaaagaatggcatTCTGTGTTACCTGCCACAAAGGTAGAGAAGGATGTGGACCAGAGCAATCCCAAGCGTTGAGTTGCTTCCTTCGTGGTGGGGTGTTGACAGACCTGCCTGCAACAAGATCCGTAGCGGTTAAAATTAGAGCTCCAGTCTTTAGCTATAGGAGCACGGCTTTTGATCAGAGGCCCCCTACCCATCAAGCTTCCCAGTAAAGAGTCACAGAAATTAAACTTTGGAGCTGGGTGTCCAGACTAAAAAACAGAGCTCCAACACTTTGTATCCTTCTGAGTATCTCAGGTAATCACAGAGCCTTCTCAATTTCTAGGACACATTGCCTTAAACATAGAAACAACGGGGAGAATTACCAAATGCTTTTTTActcaaaagaaaatcaagtctCATTTGCCAGACTGGCTgtcattttctcattctgtgcCTCATTGAAAAGACACGCAAGAGAAATCATCCTCTGTTCCCATCTTTCGTTTAAGAATCTCTGTGCCTTGCAGTTCTCTTCTCCTATAAGTCTTTGACCAGAGGGCCTGATTGCTCTTTAatatttagtttactttttacAAGGGTGTGTAATTATCTGACATCAAATTAAACTGTTCTTTTGCTATAGGATGTTTTCTGTACCCATGGCTGGAAGCTTTTATTGCTACTTTTCTTCTCCACTCAGACCTGTTGAGAGTTGAATGTTATGCTTGGTGCTTGGCAGAAATCTAGcagaattttaaagtgttttgaataaagcaaaataaatactgtaagaGGATGTAAGAGGGGACTCCTATTGTGTATTTGTACCATCTGTGAATTTGAAAGTTGAAGTTCTTTCCCCACCAAATAAGGCAGACTAGTGGCTAGATAGGAAGcttcttttaaacttctttttctaaatttgtaGCTTTTAGGCCAAACCTGTGTGGAGTTTCGCATAGGTTCTAAATGTAAAGCAGTCCAAAGATTGTCTAGAAATATGCCAACGGTACACTGATGGGGTTGGAGTTTTTGAACTTATGCACTATAGTAAAGGGCTGGTTTTTGTTCAAGTGAAgtgatttccctttttctttcagaGATATGATCATAACAAGAATGATAAGATCCTTCCTATCAGTCTTGAGCCGTCCTCCAGCACTGAGCCCACTCAGTCTAACCTGAGGTAAGATGGGGTGCGATAGAAGGACACAAACGAGAATTCGAGAGCGTGAGCCACTGCTTCGTTCCAAGCCTTCATTCGTACTTCAGTGGACCTTTAGACTCTTAGTTTGTAATAGAACCTGTCAACTTCTGACATTTTGAGAGATGTGTTCAGTTAATCTCTAGAACGCGTAATAGCCTCTCCCTCCATACCCCCAAGATCACGGACTTGCagaattcattcactcaaaaacAGCTGCGTATACCTGCCGCGTACTAGCCATTGTGCTTGGCGCAGGAATACGCAGGCACGGTCAGACAGTCCTTAAGCGGAAAACAAGCATTTTAATGAGGGCTTGAGTCTTGCTGGCTTTGTCATTATACGTATGCTAATTCCTCCCCAGCCGTGAATTCCTTTCTGCAGAGTGTTAGTGTGCAGCTCGTTCATTCTCTGGGCCACTTCAGCGACTGTAGCTGTGTTGGTTCTAGTGTGCACAAACTGTCAGTTACTTCTTTGGAGttaattcaaaacagaaggaatgaagagttgggtggagaaaggggaagttAAGTGGATGGTTGAGCAGAAGTagagggtttttgttgtttgggttttttttgttgttgttgtttttcccctgCATTATAGCCTGGggagaaattttaacaataacaaTAGCCAGGATTTATTGAGTTTACTAtaaagcaggcactgtgctgaacaCTTCACATGCCATATGTCACTTCATTATAAAAATGCCGGTAAAAATACTGTAACACTCATTTTATTTCGGAGGAAACTGACACTCAGCAAGGTAAAATATCTTGGTCAAGATGGCACAGGTAGCAAATAACAGATTCCAGAGTCAAAGCTAGGTCTACTGGACTTCAAAATTcagtaaattaattttatagttaCTAATTTAATGtcattgctttatatatttacaaGATTactacacttaaaatatttaatacttaatatttggtaaattatattttttatattataacatttaatataatatatttaatatgtcgatgacacatattaaatataatagttattataattgatatttcttaattttgtccTCTTTTACTATTTTGTGctcccagaaattaaaaaaaaaaaagaaaaagtatgatgACTCTTGTAGGTTCACTGGGAACCCTATCCACTATGCCATTTTCCCCATAAAGTTTTAATCTCCATGATCACAACTCAGTTTTCATGGAGGTTTTTATAAATCTAACTCCTGTTGGGAGGAGACCACTGCATTAATGTCTGCTGTCCTCTGTTACAATGAGcatgtctttaattttattttcagtgtttgtgTCTATACTAAACAGCCtagtgttttccatttattttgttatccAGAGAACCTCAGCTTACATCTTTCTATTAACATCTATACCTAATTAGAGAAGGTTGCTTTTTGGTGATTCCTACTGAACAAACAGCTGGCTATCCCACTAATGGAGAGGAGAAGGTGCTGGAATGCATCTTGGTAATACCttggtgttcttttttattgtaacCTAGGGTTTTAATTTTACATTGACCATGTAAAGTTATGAGTATATAGGAGCAGATGTACACTTTTTGAGGATTTCTGAAAGACCATTGTATACATCCCCTTCCAGGTTTCTGTCTCCCTGACTATAGATCACTGACCGCTTTGCAAATGGAAAGGAAACCAGGGGTCATAGAATATCCACTGCCTGAGTGCTTTGCATTCTGGTCCAGGGATGGCAATGACCTCCATCAAAGAGAATTCCTCCCAACGTGGGCAGTGTCTCCTCACGCCTTCTCTCTGATACAGGGCTGTGCAGCTCCCAACCTgatggagaggaaggagcaggggtTTGGGTGATAAcaaactgggtttgaatcctggccgtGCAGTctgttagctgtgtgacccctGGGCAAGTTACTACCTCCCtgcatttctttatctataaaacatGGATGTTATCACAAGGATTAGAAACAATATCAGTAAAACTctgggcacagtgcctggctcattgTAACTCCATAAATGATTGaatttataaacacacatttattagtAAAAAGAGATTTTGTAGGATTTCCAAGGTGTTTCTTCCATTATTACTCAGTGATTCAAAAAATGGTACAATGTGGTAGTTAATAGCATGGGCTCTTGAATCCAATTGTGTTCAAATCTCTACTGCTTACTAGCTAAAGAATATTGGGCAagttaacctttctgtgcctcagttttttcatctgcagAATGAGTATAACCCACCTTATAATGTTTTCAATCTTACacgaattttttttccaattttttttttttaaccatggtGAAAGGCATATAAAATAgcatttaccatcttaaccattttttttttttaactctatttgACCTAGTCttggtctactttttttttttttttttaagtttatttattttgagggacagcagaggagggacagagagagagggagaaagggagaaagagaatcccaggccggagctgcagggcttgaactcacaaaccatgagatcataacctgagctgaaaccaggggtcagacacttaaccgactgcaccacccaggcaccccaccatctAAAccatttgaagtgtacaattcagtgattctaaatacatttgtaatgttgtacaaccattaccaccatcattccccataattcttttcatcttgtagaACTGAAACCCTATATCCATCAAGTAATAACTTCCCATTCCCACCTCCCCCAAGCTCCTGGAAACCACCGTGCCACTTTCTGCCTCTGATTTTGATTAGTCTAAGTACCTTATACAAGTGTAATCATcccatatttgtctttttgtgacaagcttatttcacttagcataatgtcctcgtggttcatccatgttgtggcattatgtcagaattcccttccttttaaaagctgaataatattccaaaatGTGATctaataccacattttgtttattcattcatacaagaccctgctttcaatttctCTATGAAttatttgagtgcctactatctGCCAGGCCCTACAGTGTCAAACAGTGTGTGTGTCTGAAGATTAAATGTAGCCATATGTGATGTACTCCTAACAGTGTCTGGGTTTTTGGTAAAAATTTAATAGATGGTTCAGGTTTGAtcgtttctgtttctgtttttgttttttaacatttatttctttattttgagagagagagtgcgtgtgagggaaggaggggtggggattggggacagaatcccaagcaggctccacactgtcagcgtagagccccatcgcacagcttgaactcacaaaccacgagatcacgcgtgacttgagccaaaatcgttggacactcaactgactaagccaccgaggcagccctgatctttttcttaaaatgttattgtgtgtgtgttttatgtgaAATATTCGCATATTCATATTTGAGTATCTTGTTGCTTCTCTGATCCGCCAAAAAAGACACAAGGAAGATAAAGTACGCGAGTATTTTCAGAATGCACTCAGGCCCGCTCTGATCCTCTGCTGTCCTTTTTCCAGTGTCACTGCTAAGATAAAAGCCATTGAAGCCAAGCTGAAAATGATGGCAGAAAATCCTGACGCAGAGTATCCAGCAGCACCTGTTTATTCCTACTTTAAGCCTCCAGATAAAAAAAGGACTACTCCTTATTCTAGAACAGCTTGGAAATCTCGAAGATGATGGTTATGAATTATTGTAGCAGCAAAAGCCAATTGGTCTTCACACCTGAAATCCTCTGCCTTTGTACTTTGTAGATGTGAATGGTACTACCCAACAGAGCACAATCACTGTTAATGTTTGGTAGCGTAACATTTTTGGATGTTCTCATGGATGTTTCTTCCCTGAAGTATGTGTGGAATTGAGCGTCATCCAGAATAAATAGGATTGTATCCAAAATTGTGATTGGAACATTGGGATGCTCTAGTTGGCTGGTGTGTTTGGATTTGTAACTCCAGAAACATTATATAGTATGCCAGGGAGAAAGGcagacataaaaaataacatttaaatccGGAAACTAAATCTATTAACATCcatctttttgaagaaaaaaaaaaaaaagtggagcatTTTTCTATGCTCAAACGTCCttacaagataaagaaaaagtaagagagagggagggaagtgaGAAACTCTGAATCATGTTGAGAACCGTTGTTCCAGAATTTATTATGGAAATCCATCCCTCCAActagactaaaaaagaaaaagttcttggcAAAAGGGAGCCGATTCTTTGAACAAAAGTTGTGGTAATCTGTTTAAGAATTATGGTTCTTGTTTCAAAATCTTGTTAGGAAAACACGGTGTACATCTTTAAGTTGTTCACGTCAACAAAACCGTAGAATCAGATCCAGCATTTGATACCACAACGAATTCTGTTCGGAAACCCAGCTTTGACTCTTgagtgatcattttttaaaaatctaaataattctGCCTTCTACATGCCAAATGTTGTTATTAACGTGGGACTTTTACAATTGCGCATATTGCATGAGATTGTTTTTTATAGCATGAGTATGTTCTATTTGGAATTGTATCATGGTCAGTCTAAATAGGAAAGCAAACTTTCTCTGAAAATCTAAACATTGATATATCGATCTCTGTCAAGGAtactatttattaataattatgtagGGGTCTGAGTAGGAGAAATTGAACTGTCTTGTGCCGGGTGAGGAGGGGACACGCGGTGGATGCAGGAAGTCCACAGAGCAGGCCCTGCTCTGGCATCAAGATTGCAATGAGCTCATGATTTGTGTCGTTCTTAA
This DNA window, taken from Acinonyx jubatus isolate Ajub_Pintada_27869175 chromosome D4, VMU_Ajub_asm_v1.0, whole genome shotgun sequence, encodes the following:
- the RBM18 gene encoding probable RNA-binding protein 18, which codes for MEAETKTLPLENASILSEGSLQEGHRLWIGNLDPKITEYHLLKLLQKFGTVKQFDFLFHKSGALEGQPRGYCFVNFETKQEAEQAIQCLNGKLALSKKLVVRWAHAQVKRYDHNKNDKILPISLEPSSSTEPTQSNLSVTAKIKAIEAKLKMMAENPDAEYPAAPVYSYFKPPDKKRTTPYSRTAWKSRR